TGGTAGCCAGCCTGCTCTATCGCCTGACAGAACGCCAGTGCATTGGCCATGAGCTGGGCGTTCGTGATGTTGTCCGTGCGGGCGACGTCGCCGTTCGTGATGGGCTCCTGGTCGAACGCCACGGGGTAGGACAGCGTGACGCCCAATCCTGCCAGCGTGTCGATGACAAACTGTGCCTCTTCGCGCGCTTCCTCTTCGGTGATGGCCTGCGAGAAGAAGTAGACGCCCACCTTGAGCCCCGCTGCCGACGCCCCCTGGATGTTGGCGAGGAAGTAGTCGTCAAGCGCCATGGTGCCCTGCGAGTAGCCGCGATAGCCCAGGCGGATCATCGCGAAGTCGGCGCCGGCGTCCTTGACGGCCTGCCAGTCGATGGCGCCGTCGTGCTCCGATACGTCGACGCCCGCTTCGGATGCGAGCGAGCCGTCTCCGTTGTAGTAGGCGTAGAAGCCGTTGTCGAGCTGCTTGAGGTTCGACCAGGTATAGGGCGAGACCCACTCCTGCTCCGTAGCGGGCGTGACGGGCTCGGACGAGAGCGAGCACGCGCGCACAGAGAGCACGATGACGGCGACGAGCAGAGTGACGATGGCGACGCATACGAGGACGATGAACCACAGCGGCACGTTGACGCGCTTCCGGGTGCGGGATACCGCCGCGCCGTCGCGCGGGGTCCGTGGCTCACGCGGGTCGTTGGCGGTCGGGGCGGGAATACGGCGCCCTGCCGAGTGCCGGCCGATAGGCTGCACGGGCGTCGCGTTGGGATTCTGGGAGCCTGGAGCCTCGCGTGCGGAAACGCGAGGCTGGACACCCGTCGGGATACGCGGTGTACGACCTGTGGACGCGGGATTCTCGCCGCGTGCCCGCTGGGGGTCGCTGGTGAGCGGCTGGCCTGTCTGCGGATCGAAAAGCCAGGGGAGAGCGTCTGGCGTGATCGACGCGTCCGGAGCTGGGTTCGCGGTGGGTTTTGGGGGTGGCGTCGGGTTGCTCGTGTTTGGGTTGCTGGGCGCGGGATTCTTGCCGTTCATGGGATCTTGCGTCGTCATCGATGGGATCCTCCGTCTGGTATAAGGCAAAAAGGCTCAATGGCGAGGTATCGGGCGCCGATGTTCCTATGGCGAGACGTGTTCGCTTATACCCATCGTGAAAGTGACGCGAGACCGTGACCCGCTGATGGGGAGGAAATGCTAAGAAATGCCGTTTTGGCGATGGCCGGGGGAAGGCGCTGCTAAGAAATGCCGTTTTGGCGAGGAGCGTGCGGAGTGGAAGGCCGCTCGTGCCCCTGCCCGCGGCGCGGTGCGGAGATTCACGCATCAAAACCCCAGGTAAATGAGGGCTGTCTGTTAGGCGACCCTGACTTCCCGCCCGTGCTCTGGGCTGCGGACGTCACGCCGGATCGCCCGATCGTCATTTCTTAACACGCGAATTATCGAACGATCGCCATACCGGCATTTCTTAGCAAGAATGCGAGAAGAGAACTGAAAAGGCGCGCCGACTCCATGCGAAGCCAGCGCGCCAACGGTGCGGATGCCTTACTTTTTCGCAAGCCAGCTGTTCACGGCTTCGGCACAGGCCAGGCCGTCGGAAATCGCCGACACGACGAGCGATTGCCCGCAGCGCGCGTCCCCCGCCACGAAGACGTTCTCCGCGCCCTGCGCACGCCAGCGCTCGGGGTGGGCGGCTCCTGCGCTGCCGGAGATGCTTGCCGGCGCGAACAGTGCCTCGGCCGCGCCCGGTTCGGCTTCGCGCATGAGCGGTCGAGGCCGGGCGCCCTCGACCATGGGCACCCCAAGCGCCGCGAACGCGTCGCCCTCGGGGCCTGCGAATCCGCGCGCCACCAGCACGAGGTCGGCCGGGATGAGTCGCTCGGTCCCTGGCACGGGCACGGGCCTTCCCGTTGACCATTCCACCTGCGTCACACGCAGCTGGCAGGCGTGACCGGCCTCGTCCGCCAGCACTTCGAGCGTGTCGGTCGACCACAGGCGGGCGTCATCGCGGCCGTCGAGCCACGCCGCCTCTGCCTGGCCGTAGTCGGTCGCGAGCGTCTCGGGCCACGTCGGCCAGGGGTTGTCGGTCGCACGCCGGGTCGGGGGAGCGGGGTGGTACTGCAGCTGGGTGGCGCTTGCGGCGCCCTGCCGCACGGCCATTGCGAGGCAGTCCGTGCCCGTGTCGCCGCCGCCGATGACGACGACGTGCTTGCCGCGGGCGTCGATGGCTGGCCTCGCGCCGTCGCACGCCTCGTCGTCACCGCAGGCCAGTGCCGCCTCAAGCGCGCTCTCCAGGTACTCGAGCGCCAGGTGGACGCCTGCGCTGTCGGTCCCGGGCACATCGAGCGTGCGGGCCCGCGTCGCACCGACGGCAGCGATGACGGCGTCGAACGCTGCGGGCAGCTCAGCGAGCGCATCGGGGGACGCGCTCAGCTCGAAGCGCACGCCGGCGCGCTCGAGCAGGGCAACGCGGCGCGCCACGACGTCCTTGGGCAGCTTCATCGTCGGGATGCCGTGCTGGAGCAGGCCTCCGGGGCGTGTCGCCCGGTCGTAGACGGTGACGGCGTGTCCTTGCTCGGCGAGGCGCCACGCACAGGCGAGGCCTGCGGGCCCCGAGCCGACGATTGCCACGCGTCGCCCGCTCTCGCCTGGCACTCCGGCGCCTCGGCGCGGCAGGGGAGGCCGCACGAGGCCCTCGGCAAACGCGCGCTCGGCGATGTCGCGCTCGTTGTCTCGGATCGTCGTGGCCTGTTCGGTCAGTGCCAGGTTGCAGGCCTTCTCGCACGGTGCCGGGCAGACGTGGCCCGTGAACTCGGGGAACGGGTTCGTCAGCGCCAGCCGCTCATACGCCTCGGCCCACAGCCCGCGCCACAGCAGGTCGTTCCACTCGGGGATGCGGTTGTGCAACGGGCAGCCTGTGACGTGGCGCGTCCCACCGAACGCGCGGCCGCTCTGGCAGAACGCAACGCCGCAGTTCATGCAGCGCCCCGCCTGCGCGTGGCGCTCGTCCTCGCCCGGCATGAGCGCGATGTCGGCGTAGTCGCGCACGCGCTCGTCGATCGGGCGTGTCGCGTGCTCAGCGCGCTCGTGCAGAAGGTAGCCGCCCACCTGACCCATCGCTGTCTCCTCGCTCCTCGGACGGCCTGGCTCGCCCGCCGTCCGTTGTCTGCTCTCGTCTATCGCGGGGCGTGCCCCGAAGCGTTCTTACTTCGCCCGTCCCGTCATGACCGCGAACGCGTCGGCCAGGGCGTCGTCGTGGCTTTTGCCGGCCGCCTCTTCGGCGGCGATGAGCGTCAGCATGCGCTCGTAGTCGGCCGGGATGACCTTCTTGAACCGGCGTTGCACTGCCTCGAATCGGTAGAGCATCTCTATGCCGCGTGCCGAGTTCGTGTGGTGCACGTGCTCGGAGATGAGCCCGCGGATCTGGATGATCTCGTCGGGCGTCGGCGTCTCGATGCGCACCATGTCGAGGTTCGTGTTGCGCTCGAGCGTCTCGAACTCGTCGTAGACGAAGGCCACGCCGCCCGACATGCCGGCTGCGAAGTTCTGCCCCACCTCGCCGAGCACGACCACGACGCCACCCGTCATGTACTCGCAACCATGGTTGCCCACGCCCTCGACGACGAGCGTCGCACCGGAGTTGCGCACGGCGAAGCGCTGCCCTGCCAGGCCGTTGACGAAGCCCCGGCCGCTCGTGGCTCCGTAGAACGCCACGTTGCCGACGACGATGTTCTCGTCGGCGCGCAGCGAGCTCTCTGCCGGCGGGCGCACGGACAGCGTGCCACCCGACAGGCCCTTGCCGAAGTAGTCGTTGGCGTCGCCGTCGATGCGCAGCTCGACGCCGGCCGGCAGGAAGGCGCCGAAGCTCTGCCCGCCCGATCCGGAGCACCCGATGCAGATAGAGCCGTCGGGCATGCCTTCGGGATAGGCCTTCGTGACGGTCGATCCCAGCATCGTGCCGACGCAGCGGTTGACGTTGGCGATGTCGGCCCTGAAGCGCGCCGGGGCCAGCGTCTCGCGTGCCGTCTGCGTCAGCGGCACGAACAGCGTCGCGTCGAGCGTGCGCTCGAGGTGGTGTGCGAACGCCATGTCCGGCAGGAAGTGGGGTGCCTCGGCCCCGGGGATGCCGGCGCCGAACATGAGCTTGGCGGGGGCGAGCACGGCGGAGAGGTCGACGGTCGCCGCCTTGGCGTTGCCGGGCACACCCACCTGGCGCAGGCACTCCACGTGGCCGACCATGTCGTC
The window above is part of the Coriobacteriia bacterium genome. Proteins encoded here:
- a CDS encoding glutamate synthase subunit beta; protein product: MGQVGGYLLHERAEHATRPIDERVRDYADIALMPGEDERHAQAGRCMNCGVAFCQSGRAFGGTRHVTGCPLHNRIPEWNDLLWRGLWAEAYERLALTNPFPEFTGHVCPAPCEKACNLALTEQATTIRDNERDIAERAFAEGLVRPPLPRRGAGVPGESGRRVAIVGSGPAGLACAWRLAEQGHAVTVYDRATRPGGLLQHGIPTMKLPKDVVARRVALLERAGVRFELSASPDALAELPAAFDAVIAAVGATRARTLDVPGTDSAGVHLALEYLESALEAALACGDDEACDGARPAIDARGKHVVVIGGGDTGTDCLAMAVRQGAASATQLQYHPAPPTRRATDNPWPTWPETLATDYGQAEAAWLDGRDDARLWSTDTLEVLADEAGHACQLRVTQVEWSTGRPVPVPGTERLIPADLVLVARGFAGPEGDAFAALGVPMVEGARPRPLMREAEPGAAEALFAPASISGSAGAAHPERWRAQGAENVFVAGDARCGQSLVVSAISDGLACAEAVNSWLAKK